Proteins encoded by one window of Nicotiana tabacum cultivar K326 chromosome 10, ASM71507v2, whole genome shotgun sequence:
- the LOC107798637 gene encoding protein LURP-one-related 8, producing the protein MTKVYPNANPSSGNSAVAPKLAFPADHANSSTVVLTVWKKSLLFNCDGFTVFDNQGNLVFRVDNYNAGTKAEIVLMDASGNSLLTIRRKRISLADSWLVFEGETAINPLFSVKKNVNLLNTKSLAQVSEHRKGLSSTSSPKKNNVVYEIEGSYTQRCCAVYDHKRRPVAQIKRKEEAVRGVAFGIDVFRLIVQPEEIQPSMAMVLVILLDQMFGSHYSITKRFSTC; encoded by the exons ATGACAAAGGTATACCCGAATGCCAACCCCTCGTCTGGGAATAGTGCTGTAGCTCCAAAGCTGGCCTTCCCGGCCGATCATGCCAATTCATCAACTGTGGTCCTCACCGTTTGGAAAAAATCGCTGCTTTTCAATTGCGACGGTTTCACTGTGTTTGATAACCAAGGGAACCTCGTCTTTCGCGTCGACAATTATAACGCCGGCACCAAGGCGGAGATTGTACTCATGGATGCTTCTGGAAACTCTCTTCTCACTATCCGCCGAAAG AGGATAAGCCTGGCGGACAGCTGGTTGGTGTTCGAAGGAGAGACGGCCATCAATCCGCTGTTTTCAGTGAAGAAGAATGTCAAccttcttaacaccaagtccttGGCGCAGGTCTCTGAGCATAGAAAAGGTTTATCTTCAACATCGTCGCCAAAGAAGAACAACGTGGTTTACGAGATTGAAGGATCCTATACGCAGCGTTGCTGTGCTGTTTACGACCACAAGCGACGGCCAGTGGCTCAGATCAAGCGTAAGGAGGAGGCTGTAAGAGGGGTAGCGTTTGGGATCGACGTCTTCCGTCTCATTGTACAACCTGAAGAAATTCAACCCTCCATGGCCATGGTCCTTGTTATCCTTCTTGACCAGATGTTCGGATCTCATTATTCCATTACCAAGCGATTTTCTACTTGTTGA